TCCAGTAGGTCATAACGAATCACCGTAACCGGATTAAACGGGTTGGGGTAATTCTGATACAACGCCACCTTCTGTGGCCGGTCAGAATCAGGCATTGCAAAAGTGGGCTCTTTACCTTCTCCGACGAGCGGTACGATCAGCGTATCGCTGCGGTTCGGGGCATCGTGCACGATGTGCATTTCGGCCTCATAGCTATCCGCGCTTTCCGGATGGAAGGTAATCGCCACGTCCTGACTGCTGCCGGCTTCCAGTGAAAAAGAAGAAAACTCATTGTCTATGGCAAACGGGCCGGAATCCGCTCCAGCGAGATACACCTCACCACTCAACGAGGTATTCCCGGTATTCCGGATGGCCACTTCCCCGATACCGGAACTGTCCGTGCTAACCCGGCCAAAATCACGCTTCGCGGTATCGATCCGGATGATCGACACCAGAGGCTGGTCCACGGCATTATCAGGATCCTGCCATTTCAAGACCGGGTGGCCCCCGGTCAATTGCCAGGTATTATCGAAATCAAGTTTATACATGTGGATAAAAGCATCTTGGCCGGTCATCTGTTCGGTGATCAGGCCGGTAATGTCTGCGTCTGTTTCAGACCCGATCCCATCATTTTGACCTGTTGTTTCGATCCCCCAATAACTCTCACTGATACTTGCCATAAAGGGATCACCAAACAGTCCACCGGTATCTTCACCTCCAACAACCTCCCCCATAGCAAATGATTGATATGTACCTCTCATCATGCCCCACAAGGGCCAAACTACCATTGTGCCTCCGATGAGGCCTCCAACCCTGTCACTACCCATCACAAAAACATCTGTGTACGACGACATCACCCAGTACTCGTGTCCTT
The sequence above is drawn from the Balneolales bacterium ANBcel1 genome and encodes:
- a CDS encoding T9SS type A sorting domain-containing protein, which produces MNKIYQLCKAIGLIYGDVTNICGNKRLSAMILGILLSSAQANAEFAAGSGTGDNPYQIETIEQLQKIDEYPAAHFVLMNDIDASETADWNGGKGFKPLQFIDFHFDGGGHVITGLTINRGKEDEVGLFGSTGNAVIVNLGLEDINVTGDKHVGGLVGHNSISVIKSCYVVGKVTGDNTVGGLIGTLAIDGNPEGHEYWVMSSYTDVFVMGSDRVGGLIGGTMVVWPLWGMMRGTYQSFAMGEVVGGEDTGGLFGDPFMASISESYWGIETTGQNDGIGSETDADITGLITEQMTGQDAFIHMYKLDFDNTWQLTGGHPVLKWQDPDNAVDQPLVSIIRIDTAKRDFGRVSTDSSGIGEVAIRNTGNTSLSGEVYLAGADSGPFAIDNEFSSFSLEAGSSQDVAITFHPESADSYEAEMHIVHDAPNRSDTLIVPLVGEGKEPTFAMPDSDRPQKVALYQNYPNPFNPVTVIRYDLLEGRQVSLVVYDVMGRRVATLIDRTMPAGSHTAHFDASDLAGGVYLYHLTTGDFVQTRQMMLIK